Part of the Falco biarmicus isolate bFalBia1 chromosome 4, bFalBia1.pri, whole genome shotgun sequence genome, gttttattttagtttaatttcaCAGGGCTTTGTTATACCAAGAGTCTTTTAAGCTTATACCCATTCAGAATAACCATCCAGCTTCCTTTAGCAATGAAAGTGGGTAAGAGTTTTGATAGAAATTTTGGGTTGTTGGAAGTAAGAAGCATTAGAATCCCAGTGACAGAGTGAGAGTCACGGACCTTCTCAAAGCTAAACTGATCTCATCTCAGACAGTGCTCTGCAACGATGGAAAACTCCCAAATACCTACAGTCAGCAGGTGACAGCCTGAGAGTCAGAAACACATGGCCACACCAACAAGCCACCAAAAGctcaggtatttttctttcaaatcaaaACATACCCTTTCAGCTAGTTGTCCAGCCTGTACACAAAGGCCATTAAGAAGCAATCCAATGCTTTGTACTTTTATTAAAGTTAAATATGAATTAAATTGTAATAGTTTCCCCAGTTCATAATGCAACCCAAGTAGCAGATGCTTTCCCAACCATTTCTGAACTTACCTTGAGGGGTGAAACTCCAAGGCAAACTTACACGCACTGTACAATTAACAAGTCAGCTCAGTGAATGCAAAGcatatgcattttattattattattatagtaCAGATTTTAATATGAATAGTTCTGGTGTCTTCTGCCAGGATAACTGTTCCAGTAGCCAAGTCTGTTTGAGAGCTGCACCTTCACTTTCTGAAATTCACCCTTCAGTGGTACTTCCTGTGGCGGTCATGCTCTGTATCGTTCAAAGTAAAGCAAgttaatttcactgaaatcacaaaaaaacccaagccactCCTGAAATTAAGAGGACAGAAAGAACTCTAAAAAATACTCCaagcatgtattttttatgtACTGCCAGACCAGAGAGGCAACAAGACCTAAGCTTTCTTTGTCACTAAGAAAATACTGACACCTTCCGAAGTAAGCATTTAAGTTTTCTTGGCTAAAATAAGTTTGCTTGCCCACAGTCTCAGATTCAAGCAGCAATCGTTAGCAcagtctttcattttatttctaaaagcagcagcagagtgtTTTTATCGCCCTAAGCAATCTTCCAGGCTGCACTATAGGCACTCAGTATTGCTTTTACTTACTCAGGTGACTGTAGCTCCAGATGTAGCTGACAACAACATAACCAGCAAGCACCATGGAGATACCACCGAGGCCCCCCTTCTTCACATTGATGTATTTATTGTAGTATCTCTCATAACCTGTGTAGAAGAACAGTTTTCACAGCAGCCAGATGAGTGGcataattttctgtgttggaAAGAAGCTGCCTGGTGTCACACAACTTCAGGAAATTGTTTCTAATGAGACACCTGAGGGCCTCAGAAGCAAGCCTGAGAGAAGGCAGCCTGTGTGTTAAGCAAGGTGAACTCCAGTTAATAGCGctaagccttaaaaaaaaaaaaaaaaaagcaaaccatttATAATTTTCCCCTAAACATTACTGTGACTTTAATGAGCTCAAGCTAGTTTGGAATTACTGAGTTCTTTAATACCAGTGTATATGTTGTAGACACTTGTGTTTGACATTTTGTGTTTAAATCTACCTGAACGTCATATTTGTACCTATAGCAAAGGGCATTGGTCTAAACTTTTGCCAAGTGATCGATAAAAGCCCTGTGTCCTTTTTCACCATATTTAGAGATCacttgtttgattttttttaactttatttacTTGTGATGTTGGGGAAACCTCAAGATTTTCAGCAAATGGTTTCAGGGGTCAGGAGTAAGGCCACTGTATTTCCTCTTTATAGAAGAAGGACTGCGGAAAGCAAACCTTTGGCGGATAAAAACAAATTTACAGACGGGAGAACAAGATGCTAGAGGACG contains:
- the ATP5MF gene encoding ATP synthase subunit f, mitochondrial, whose protein sequence is MAQPPVLLKDMKLLDVKLGQLPTWLAMRDFTPGGIAGALRRGYERYYNKYINVKKGGLGGISMVLAGYVVVSYIWSYSHLKHDRHRKYH